ACCGCAACTCAGCGGCTGACTGAAGAAATATTCCCTTCGGTAAAATCGGTGACCCAGGAATTACTTGTGGACGGTAAACCGGCAAGCGCAGGTATTAATTACGGCAATATTTTCTCTCTTAAAGAAATTCAGGAAATAGGCGATTTCCGTCAGCCAGTACTGTCCGCTCCCTTCGAGCCATCGAGCGGCCCCACTATGATAACGAGGTCAATCGTTTACTCCTACGATAAAACCAATTCCCTTTATGTTGACGAGGTAATAAATTTTGTTATCGACTGGTATTTGCTCCGCATTGGATTTCTCCAGGCCCAGAAGTTTACTCCTGGAACCGATGCGACCGTTAAGAATATGGCTTACATGCCCAACTCCAATAACGCGGTAGCAAACGGCAACAATATAAATTTCAGAGCGCCTTTCGACTTATCAAGTCCGTTAGGGGGTGCAAATGATGTATACTTTGGGTCAAGCGTACCGGCAAATAACCCCAATGTTACTGTTGTGGAGGATGTTGATAAGCCTGTGCAGAGGATGGTTCAGCTACTGGAAACTGCCGGGGGAGAACGGAAGTACGGGTATGCGCATGGCTATTTCTATGAAACCGGAAGCACCAAAGCGTCCTTAAGAAAGAGTTATGCCGAACAGTGGGACCTGAGGAACAATACAGCAAAAAGTTATCCCCGCGGCCTTTATGAGTTAGCGCCCAACGAAGGCGTTTACCACGGCATGGCTTACCATCAATATTTTGATCCCAGCATAAACGAAAACGCTGTCGTATACTGGCACAAAGAGGGGCAAAGCTGGATTGTGTACATCGATTATCATGCGGATGTTGTAAAAGACACGGTTTCGCTTCCTCAGTACCTCTCAGGCCTTTCGATTACCGAAGTGGATAAGATTGGCATTACAATAAACAGCGGGGATATTGTCCCCTTATCCGGTATCAACCTGACCTCTGTTACGGCAAATGGATATGCCTATGCAGTATTGAAACTTACATGATACATGACAACCTCCGAACATAAAAAACTCATCTTCGATACCTGCCTGGAATACGGGGTAGAAGATACTTTGCAGATTGCCTACGTGCTTGCCACAGCAGGACTTGAAAGCGGTTACGGGCGTTCAATGGTAGAGAAGTACAACGGTGAACCGGAGGCGTATTTTGAAGGCCGCTACGGCGCGGGAACACGTGTAGGGAAGCAGCTTGGAAATACGCTGCCAGGGGATGGCGCAAAGTTCAGGGGTCGGGGATACGTTCAGATCACCGGAAGGTATAACTACGATCGGTTTGCAAAAATAACGGGGGTGGACTTGATCCGGTTCCCGGAGAAAGCCGCAACTCCTGAAATAGCCGTTAAAATTCTGGTGCTCGGAATGCGAGACGGGCTATTCACCGGAAAGAAACTTTCTGACTACCTGGTAACAATGGGCGCATGCAACCTTGAGCAGGCCCGCAAGATCGTCAACCCAGGCGAAGGGACCCGCAGGATAGAAGAATTTGAAAAGGAGTTTGATAATTCTGTTGCTTACATAAACTCTATGCCATGAAAGACCGCATGTTTACAAAAATCCTGGGCTTTGCCTTTCTGGTAGGGGCTTCCGGCTTCATATTCAACTACGTGCACGAGGTGACCTTTGAACCGGTTTCGCCGGATTCGAAGGAGTTCCTTAACCTGATACTTGGCTTCCTGCTCGGGCTGCTGCCCTCAGTCATAAATATTGTTTTCGGTAAATCTGAAGAAGATGGAAAAATTAAGTCCGATTCTGGAAAAGATCCTGGATAAGAGTACGACAATCGCCGTACTGCTTATTGCCGCATGGGTCCTGTGGGGCAAAATGAATACCGTGGAAGCGGAAATTCGCACCTACATGGCCGACGACCGGCAAAAGATGATTCAGGCGATGGACGAAAGTACCAGGGCTATGAGGGATTGCGCCCGCGCGATTGATAGAAGCTCACTAATAATTGATCAGCTTAACGATATTCGATGAAATGGAAGTCTTCATATTTTGCGTTTGCTATGCTATTTTTATGGTGCTCGCTTTCTTTGGGGTGCGGTACGAAAAAAAAGGTAGTGACAACAACAACCCTGGATAGCGCCTACGATTCAAAGTTCCTTGCCAGGGATTACCAGGCGAATGTTTCCACAAGTGTCGTCACCGAAAACACTACAGTTGATTTCAGCGAGTTTAAAGCCGTACAAACGCTTTACGACACGGCCGGCCGAAAGACCCAGGAAACGATAATTGAAGGGCGCAGGGATAAGAGAACGGCACACAAAGCCGATTCCGCGGCCCGGGACAGTTCCCACACTAAGGAAACTGCCCGGATCGATTCGGGAAGCGTTCAAAAGGAAGCGGTTATAAAGAACAAGGATTCCGACAGTACACTATTGCGGAACATCGGCACCCGGGCAATGATCATCATGTTTGCGATTGCTATAGGGGCGTTCTTTCTCTATAAGTGGATCAGAGGTTAACGCTCGCCCGGCACGGCCTACTACGAGGCATCAAGCCCCTCAGCATGCTTCCGCGCAGCCTCAATCATAAACTGCATATCCTCATAGGTAAATATCCCCGGCTTTTGTTCGTCGAAATGCCAGCCGTCAAGCATCTTGTGAATAGCCCCCAAATATTTTTTATCCAGGTAGACATGATAAGATAGTCTCGCTGCCTGAACGGGCGCAATGACGACTTCTTTAGTCACGTCCCCGAAGGAGACTTTTAAGACGATGTCTTTCATGATGAAAAACCCGGCCACAAATGCAACCGGGTTTAAGGTGCCCCACAAAACTACTTTACTCAAATTTACCTACTCCGGGGAAGAAAAGCAATCACTTTCTTAGAGCTACAGGTTTTGAAGCGGCACGAGAACTTCAGGGACGTTCGTATCGAGCCTGGTATTTGTTACCCCGTCCATGACGCGGTACGCCTCCAAAGTGTGATCCAGCTGCGGCGTTTCCATCAGCTTTGCCATTTCTTCCTTTGTGAGATCCGGTAATAACCACGCTTCGGCTTTTTCATCATCCAGGATCAACGGCATTCTGTTTTTACCGTTGTGAACATGGGCCATTAACGGACTTGCCTCGGTCGTGACAATCGAAAAGGTATTCGTATCTCCCCACCTCGACCAGACGCATCCCAGATACATTATTTCCCCCTCTTTTGGCCGGACGTGCCAACTTTCGTTTTGCTTCCTGTAGTCTACTTCGTGCGGCTCAAAGAACCCGGTTGTTACAAGGAGGCAGCGGTTGCGCCAGTAGGAACGATAAGTTGGTTTTTCAAACAGTTCTTCGGCCCGGGCATTCAGTGTATTCGCCTTGAATGTCGCGGGATCCTTTACCCATCCAGGA
Above is a genomic segment from Verrucomicrobiia bacterium containing:
- a CDS encoding SOS response-associated peptidase produces the protein MCNNISIKTPNYQLLERQTSLQFPPEHRELYKSYYEVSGFNKPLLPVVSTEAPRELRMYRWSFLPGWVKDPATFKANTLNARAEELFEKPTYRSYWRNRCLLVTTGFFEPHEVDYRKQNESWHVRPKEGEIMYLGCVWSRWGDTNTFSIVTTEASPLMAHVHNGKNRMPLILDDEKAEAWLLPDLTKEEMAKLMETPQLDHTLEAYRVMDGVTNTRLDTNVPEVLVPLQNL